A stretch of Ranitomeya variabilis isolate aRanVar5 chromosome 3, aRanVar5.hap1, whole genome shotgun sequence DNA encodes these proteins:
- the SLN gene encoding sarcolipin, giving the protein MERSTQELFLNFMIVLITVMLMWILVKSYQS; this is encoded by the coding sequence ATGGAGCGTTCAACTCAGGAGCTGTTCCTCAACTTTATGATTGTCCTGATCACAGTCATGCTCATGTGGATCCTTGTGAAATCTTACCAGAGCTAA